GCTTGGACGTCCATTACGCGGTCAACGTGCGGGCCACCGTGCTGCTCAGCGTGGCCTTCGCCCGCCGGTTTCGCGGAGGGTCGGGCGGGCGGATCATCAACCTGACATCGGGGCAGTCGCGCGGTCCAATGCCCAAGGAGATCGCCTACGCGACAACGAAAGGGGCCATCGACGCGTTTACCGTGGCGTTTGCCGCTGCGGTGGCGTCCCGGGGGATTACGGTCAACGCCGTCAATCCCGGGCCCACCGATACGGGTTGGATGACGGAACAGGTGAAGGCCGAGTTGCTGCCGCGCTTTCCAATGGGCCGCGTCGGCCAGCCGGAGGACGCCGCCCGCCTGATTCGCTTCTTAGCCAGCGACGAGGTGGAGTGGATTACCGGGCAAATCCTCCATTCCGACGGCGGCTTTCGCTACGCGTGAAAAAACGCCACCGCCTTCCGCGGTAAGCGGAAGCGGTGGCGCATTTCTTATTCGCGTAGGTACAGCAATTGTTCCAACTTCTTTTGCCGCTCCCGTTCCCGCAGCACGCGTTCACGGTGTTCCTGGGCCAGTGACTTCCATACCGAGGCGCACACCCCGACCAGAATGGCCGCGAAGGGCAGGGCCACCACGATCGACGCCGTCTGCAGCGCCTTCAGTCCCCCGCTGATGAGGAGCACGGCGGCAATGGCCGACTGCAGAATGCCCCACGTGACCCGCACGCGGCGCGCGGGGTTGAGGCGCCCGTTGGAGGAGAGCATGCCCAGCACATAGGTGGCCGAGTCGGCCGAGGTGACGAAGAAGGTGATGATGAGCACCGTGGCTAGCGCTGCCGCGATGCTGCCAAAGGGCAGGTGTTCGAGGGTGACGAAGAGGGCGGAGGTCAGATCCTCTTGTACCGCCTGGGCGATGTTGAGGCCATCCACGATTTCGAGCTTGAGGGCCAGACCTCCAAAGACGGAGAACCACAGGAAGCTGAACATACTGGGGGCGATCAGCGCGCCGATGACAAACTCGCGGATGGTACGCCCCTTCGATATGCGGGCGATGAACAGGCCGACGAACGGGGCCCACGCGATCCACCAGGCCCAGTAAAACAAGGTCCAGTTGGCCAGCCACGATCTGTCGGTGAACGGGGCCATGCGCAGGCTCATGCTGATGAGATTCTGCAGGTAGCCCCCCAGTGTGGTGGTGAAGACTTCAAGGAGGAACGAGGTCGGGCCCACAAACAGCACCACGAGCAGCAAGCCAACGGCTATGGCCATGTTGACGTTGCTCAGGATTTTGATCCCTTTGTTCAATCCCGTCGTCGCCGAGGCGATGTACATTACCGTAAGGACGAGAATGATGAGCAATTGCGTTGCCAGCTGATTGGGAATTCCTGCCAGATGGGACAACCCGCCGTTGATCTGCAGCGCGCCCAACCCCAGGGACGTGGCCACGCCAAATGTCGTGGCGAAGATGGCCAAGAGGTCAATGGCTTTCCCCAGCGGGCCGTTCACCCTTTCGCCGAGGAGCGGACGAAACGTCGCGCTGATCAGGCCGCCCGTCCCTTTCCGAAACTGGAAGTAGGCAATGGCCAGGGCGATGACCGTGTAAATGGCCCAGGGGTGCAGCCCCCAGTGGAAAAAGGCGTACCGCATGGCCAATCGAGCCGCTTCAGCCGTTTTTCCTTCTGCGCCGAAGGGCGGGTCCACGTAATGGTACATCGGCTCGGCGACGCCCCAGAACACGAGCCCGATCCCCATGCCCGCACTAAAGAGCATGGCAAACCAGGTAAAATCCGAATATTCAGGTTCTTGATCGTCCGGTCCCAGGCGAATCGATCCGTACTTGCTGAAGGCAAGGTAGAGGGCAAACAGCAAGAAGCCAAAGGTAACCAGCAGGTAAAACCAGCCAAACTTTTCGATGATCACGCTCAGCAGCGTGTTCGCCGTTTCGTTTAGGTGGTCCGGCCATAACACCCCCCACAGCACAAACAACAGAATGATGAAAAGCGAAAATGCGAAAACCACGCTGTTCCCTCCTTTTTTCTTGTACGGACGCCGTCACGCTCCTTCACACTCGATTCTAATTATTGCACTTGGTACGTTCTTATTATTGCGCAACGGAAGCAGGAGATCAAATCACAAAAAAACATTATTTACATGATTATGAAATATAAATAGTATTCAAGATCGAGACCTTTGACAACCCGGGTTCATGAATGCGGGCACAAATGGCGAGGCATGTGCCCAATGGCGTATAATGGCTTCAGATCCTGACACAACGGGAGGCGGATGCCATGGATCTGCTGAACAAGGGCGACAGCACAGGGAAGAAGCGCGGCGGTTTCACCATCCTGGGCAATCCGGCCAACGTGCACGCCGGTTTCGGCCGCGGCGTGATCGACCTCAGCGCGGTGGCGCCGGTCATCATCGACGGGGAGGACGCATACATTGACCTGGGCGCGTTGCACGCCAAGAGCGCGGTGGAGCGGGGCATCAAGTGGACGACGAACCGGGACGAGGTGCCGAACGGCAAGCCGTACTGGGTTGTATGGGTCACGGTGGGGGAAAACGAGAAGGGCCCCTATTACAAGGGCGTGGCCGCCTCGTACATGGAAATCGACCGGGAAGCGCGGCGCGGGTACAAGATCCTCGCCGAGCACGTCAACCGCATGGACGCCTCGATGAAGGGGCGCATCTTGGTCGACGAGATGGACGACCGGAGTAAGGCCGTGCTGCGGGCGTTCTTGATGCGCCACAACCCGCAGATGTGGGCCAATTCCCCCGACGAGCTGAAAGCGGCGCTGGCGTAGACCCGGTACGGGACCAATCGCAGCCGGCGGCGGGCTTCCCGGGCGTCCGGAAAGGAGCGCGAAAAGCGGTGAAGACGGTTCTCCTGGCGGGATTTGGGCCCTACGGTCCCTACCGCCTCAATCCCGGTGAGCATGTGGCGCGCCTGCTGAACGGGCAGCAGGTGGCGGGATGCCCGGTCACCGGCGTTGTGCTGCCGGTGTCGTATGCCCGCGCCGGCGAGAAGTTGCTCCGCGCCGTGGATGACCTTCAGCCCGACGCGGTCCTCGTGTTGGAGCTCGCGCCCGGGCTGGACCGCATCGCCCTGGTTCGCGTGGCGATCAACTGCGATGACGGCGGGCCTGACGCCGACGGGGCGACGCGACAGGACGCCCCGATCGTTCCCGGCGGCCCACCCGCCTATTTTGGCACGCTACCGGTTCGGCGCTTGGTTGACGGGCTCATCCAGCGCGGGTATCCGGCGGACATCGCCGATGCCGGCGGGACGTTTGTCGGCAACCACGCCGCGTATTGCCTGTTGCATCACCTGAACGAGAAGGGGCTGGCCGCTGCCTGTGGCCTGGTGCAGTTGCCGGCCACGCACGAGATGGCCGCGTCGTCGGCGGCGCGCATGCCCAGTTGGTCGATGGCTTCGCTGCTGGAAGCGACGCGCATCCTCATCCAGGTCTTGGCCCAAGGCGGAGGACGGACCGCGAGCCCCTCCTAACGCGAGGGGCTTTCACTTCTGGATCGCGTGGCAGATGAAGGACCTGTTTCGTGGCGGACCGCAAAGTTTGGTACAATACTGATTGTGACCTAGGGATTCCGAGCGACGGCTCAGGAAAGTTGAGGGATTTCCACGTGAAGCGGCAACTGGGCGTTGTGATGCTGACGCTGATCACGACTTTTGTCGGATTCGGATTGATCATTCCCGTCATGCCGGAGATGGTGCAGGACGCGGGGGCGGCGCCGGTCCATCTGGGATTCCTCTTGTCGGTGTACGCGGCGGCGTCGTTTGTCTGTTCACCGCTGTGGGGCGCCTTGTCCGACCGCATCGGGCGGCGGCCGGTCATCCTGTCCGGGCTTTTGGGTTTTGCCGTCAGCTTCGTGCTGTTTGGCTTGGCCGAGCACCGGCTGTGGCTGATGTACCTGTCGCGCCTGTTGGGCGGTATCTTTTCCGGCGCGGCCGTTTCCTGTACGGTGGCCTATGTGGCCGACATCACGTCGGAAGCGGAGCGGACGAAGGCGATGGGCCTGGTCGGCATGTCCATCGGGCTCGGCTTCATCCTGGGGCCGGCCGTAGGCGGGTTGCTCGGGGAGCTGGGGCTGACCGTGCCGTTCTTCGCCGCCACCGCGCTCTCGCTGCTCACGCTGCTGTTTGCGTGGCGGGCGCTGCCGGAGTCTCTCGCCCCGGAGCGGCGGACGGCGCGCGCCGAGGGGAGCCCGTCGCGGTGGGCGGCCTTCCGCGGCCCGCTCAAGTACCTTTACATCATTGCCTTTATCGTCTCGTTCACCCTAGCCGGCCTCGAGGGAACGCTCCAGTACTTCCAGATGGCGCGCATCGGGGCGTCCACGTCCCAGATCGGCGTGATGTTTGCCATCGTCGGGATTGTCGGCGCGCTGGTGCAGGGGGGCGTCATTCGCCGGCTGGTCAAGCC
This Calditerricola satsumensis DNA region includes the following protein-coding sequences:
- a CDS encoding SDR family oxidoreductase, coding for MWVTRTMRNRGGLRGRIAVVTGVGRLQGIGAAVCRALAADGADIFFTYWTPYDRAMPWSAAPDEPAMLEEELARLGVRCARMELDLSRPEAPETLLDAVEQQLGPPSILVKNACDSDLDGWDRLDAAGLDVHYAVNVRATVLLSVAFARRFRGGSGGRIINLTSGQSRGPMPKEIAYATTKGAIDAFTVAFAAAVASRGITVNAVNPGPTDTGWMTEQVKAELLPRFPMGRVGQPEDAARLIRFLASDEVEWITGQILHSDGGFRYA
- a CDS encoding glycine betaine uptake BCCT transporter, with the translated sequence MVFAFSLFIILLFVLWGVLWPDHLNETANTLLSVIIEKFGWFYLLVTFGFLLFALYLAFSKYGSIRLGPDDQEPEYSDFTWFAMLFSAGMGIGLVFWGVAEPMYHYVDPPFGAEGKTAEAARLAMRYAFFHWGLHPWAIYTVIALAIAYFQFRKGTGGLISATFRPLLGERVNGPLGKAIDLLAIFATTFGVATSLGLGALQINGGLSHLAGIPNQLATQLLIILVLTVMYIASATTGLNKGIKILSNVNMAIAVGLLLVVLFVGPTSFLLEVFTTTLGGYLQNLISMSLRMAPFTDRSWLANWTLFYWAWWIAWAPFVGLFIARISKGRTIREFVIGALIAPSMFSFLWFSVFGGLALKLEIVDGLNIAQAVQEDLTSALFVTLEHLPFGSIAAALATVLIITFFVTSADSATYVLGMLSSNGRLNPARRVRVTWGILQSAIAAVLLISGGLKALQTASIVVALPFAAILVGVCASVWKSLAQEHRERVLRERERQKKLEQLLYLRE
- a CDS encoding YwhD family protein; protein product: MDLLNKGDSTGKKRGGFTILGNPANVHAGFGRGVIDLSAVAPVIIDGEDAYIDLGALHAKSAVERGIKWTTNRDEVPNGKPYWVVWVTVGENEKGPYYKGVAASYMEIDREARRGYKILAEHVNRMDASMKGRILVDEMDDRSKAVLRAFLMRHNPQMWANSPDELKAALA
- a CDS encoding pyroglutamyl-peptidase I family protein translates to MKTVLLAGFGPYGPYRLNPGEHVARLLNGQQVAGCPVTGVVLPVSYARAGEKLLRAVDDLQPDAVLVLELAPGLDRIALVRVAINCDDGGPDADGATRQDAPIVPGGPPAYFGTLPVRRLVDGLIQRGYPADIADAGGTFVGNHAAYCLLHHLNEKGLAAACGLVQLPATHEMAASSAARMPSWSMASLLEATRILIQVLAQGGGRTASPS
- a CDS encoding MFS transporter — encoded protein: MKRQLGVVMLTLITTFVGFGLIIPVMPEMVQDAGAAPVHLGFLLSVYAAASFVCSPLWGALSDRIGRRPVILSGLLGFAVSFVLFGLAEHRLWLMYLSRLLGGIFSGAAVSCTVAYVADITSEAERTKAMGLVGMSIGLGFILGPAVGGLLGELGLTVPFFAATALSLLTLLFAWRALPESLAPERRTARAEGSPSRWAAFRGPLKYLYIIAFIVSFTLAGLEGTLQYFQMARIGASTSQIGVMFAIVGIVGALVQGGVIRRLVKPGTEGRAIGIGLVLAAVGMFLIVFTTNFWNATLYLALFGAGHALIRPCVTSLVTQRTTVGQGVASGLVSSMDSLGRILGPVVGTALYSLHATYPFVAGAFVLLTGLLCLYGFFTFDRKPMATKAI